The following is a genomic window from Irregularibacter muris.
AAGCAAGCAATTGAAGAGGTTTCTAATGATGCCAATATTTTTGTTTTAATGGATCTGGGCAGCTCGATTATGGCAACACAAATGGCGATGGATTTGTTAGATAAGTCTATTGAAGAAAAGGTTATTCTAATCGATGCACCTATTGTAGAAGGGGCTATAGCAGCCATTATTCAAGCTTCGATTACCAGCAATGTGGAGGAAATTGTCCATGCTGCCAGAGAAGCAAAAACAATGAATAAATTTTAATATTCCTAGTCTAAGATTATAGGGGCATTCATATCTTTATAATATGGGACATGATAAGAAGCATGATAAAAGACAAAATAAATTTATCATGCTTTTTGTATGAATAAAAAGGGGGAATAGAGGATGAGAAGATTGGTAAATGATCCATATGAAGTCGTGGAGGAAATGTTGGAAGGATATTGTGAGGCGAATTGTGATTATGTAGAACTTTTAGAGCATGACAACCGTGTAGTTGTGACAAAACATCCTTCACCCGAACCAAAAGTTGGAATAATCGTAGGGGGAGGGTCGGGTCACGAACCACTATTTTTAGGCTATATAGGAAAAAACTTTGCAGACGCTGCAGTTATCGGAAATATCAATACATCTCCTTCACCTGAACCTTGCTACAACTCTGTAAAAGCTGTAGACCAGGGCAGAGGCTGTTTGTACATGTATGGAAACTATGCGGGAGATGTGATGAATTTTGATATGGGCGCTGAAATGGCTGCTGATGATGGCATAAGAGTAGAAACAGTATTGATCACCGATGACGTTTACTCCTCTAAAGTGGTAGAAGACAGAAGAGGAGTTGCTGGAGATATTATTGTATTTAAAGCTGCTGCTGCTAAGGCTGCTATGGGGGCAGATTTAGATGCGGTGAAGGCTGCGGCCATAAAGGCCAATGACCATACAAGATCCATGGGAGTTGCCCTTTCTTCCTCCACATTACCAGTAACAGGCAAACCTATCTTTGAAATGGAAGAAGGAGATATGGAAATAGGTATGGGCATACATGGAGAACCCGGTGTGAGAAGAACAAAACTTAAGCCAGCAGATGAAGTAGTGGATGAAATGTTAGCATATATATTAGAGGACCTTCCCTATCAACCAGGAG
Proteins encoded in this region:
- a CDS encoding dihydroxyacetone kinase subunit DhaK, whose product is MRRLVNDPYEVVEEMLEGYCEANCDYVELLEHDNRVVVTKHPSPEPKVGIIVGGGSGHEPLFLGYIGKNFADAAVIGNINTSPSPEPCYNSVKAVDQGRGCLYMYGNYAGDVMNFDMGAEMAADDGIRVETVLITDDVYSSKVVEDRRGVAGDIIVFKAAAAKAAMGADLDAVKAAAIKANDHTRSMGVALSSSTLPVTGKPIFEMEEGDMEIGMGIHGEPGVRRTKLKPADEVVDEMLAYILEDLPYQPGEEAYVLVNGLGGLPLMDLYVCHRRVAQVLKEKGIKIHRALVGNYATSMDMIGMGITLVKVDHELKELLDYPCDTPYFKIEA
- the dhaM gene encoding dihydroxyacetone kinase phosphoryl donor subunit DhaM, with protein sequence MASFIIVSHSKKIAEGVKELVGEMNPGQAMIKAVGGTEDGRIGTNSFAIKQAIEEVSNDANIFVLMDLGSSIMATQMAMDLLDKSIEEKVILIDAPIVEGAIAAIIQASITSNVEEIVHAAREAKTMNKF